In Gossypium arboreum isolate Shixiya-1 chromosome 6, ASM2569848v2, whole genome shotgun sequence, the following are encoded in one genomic region:
- the LOC128294061 gene encoding receptor-like protein 56 isoform X2, whose protein sequence is MESKWLAMVLVVLSLGSGLCDGCLEEERFALFQLKPFFEFIDYKFELDLIYYDYLVDEIKESSSNCCEWERVECNPISGRVTHLFLNHSSYKKIHWYLNASLFLPFEEIQNIYLSGNSIAGCVVNQGFERLSLKLDKLENLDLSENHFNHSILASLSELSSLKSLNLAYNIFTGLNPTNDIEMLSKLKNLETLDLSGNSLRNNILSQLDGFASLKSLRLEYCGLKGTLDIQGMFPF, encoded by the exons TTAGGTTCTGGGCTGTGTGATGGTTGCTTAGAGGAAGAAAGATTTGCTCTCTTCCAACTCAAACCTTTCTTTGAGTTCATTGATTATAAGTTTGAATTAGATCTAATCTATTATGATTACTTGGTGGATGAAATTAAAGAGAGTTCATCAAATTGTTGTGAGTGGGAAAGGGTTGAATGCAACCCAATAAGTGGACGAGTCACCCATCTTTTCCTTAACCATTCCAGCTACAAGAAGATACATTGGTATCTTAATGCCTCTTTGTTTCTTCCTTTTGAGGAAATACAGAACATTTATTTAAGTGGGAATTCTATAGCTGGTTGTGTTGTCAATCAAG GTTTTGAAAGGTTGTCATTGAAATTGGACAAGTTGGAGAATCTTGACTTGAGTGAAAATCATTTCAACCATAGCATTTTAGCATCCTTAAGTGAACTTTCATCACTCAAGTCTTTAAATCTAGCTTACAATATATTCACAGGATTAAATCCTACCAATG ATATTGAGATGTTATCAAAGCTGAAAAATTTAGAAACTTTGGATTTATCTGGCAATAGTTTAAGAAATAACATCCTATCACAACTAGACGGTTTTGCCTCTTTAAAATCATTGCGTTTGGAGTATTGCGGACTAAAAGGAACCCTTGATATACAAGGCATGTTTCCTTTTTGA
- the LOC128294061 gene encoding receptor-like protein 14 isoform X1: MESKWLAMVLVVLSLGSGLCDGCLEEERFALFQLKPFFEFIDYKFELDLIYYDYLVDEIKESSSNCCEWERVECNPISGRVTHLFLNHSSYKKIHWYLNASLFLPFEEIQNIYLSGNSIAGCVVNQGFERLSLKLDKLENLDLSENHFNHSILASLSELSSLKSLNLAYNIFTGLNPTNGKSIKLYMMQSLSKFKVVLTLFLILLLIDIEMLSKLKNLETLDLSGNSLRNNILSQLDGFASLKSLRLEYCGLKGTLDIQGMFPF; the protein is encoded by the exons TTAGGTTCTGGGCTGTGTGATGGTTGCTTAGAGGAAGAAAGATTTGCTCTCTTCCAACTCAAACCTTTCTTTGAGTTCATTGATTATAAGTTTGAATTAGATCTAATCTATTATGATTACTTGGTGGATGAAATTAAAGAGAGTTCATCAAATTGTTGTGAGTGGGAAAGGGTTGAATGCAACCCAATAAGTGGACGAGTCACCCATCTTTTCCTTAACCATTCCAGCTACAAGAAGATACATTGGTATCTTAATGCCTCTTTGTTTCTTCCTTTTGAGGAAATACAGAACATTTATTTAAGTGGGAATTCTATAGCTGGTTGTGTTGTCAATCAAG GTTTTGAAAGGTTGTCATTGAAATTGGACAAGTTGGAGAATCTTGACTTGAGTGAAAATCATTTCAACCATAGCATTTTAGCATCCTTAAGTGAACTTTCATCACTCAAGTCTTTAAATCTAGCTTACAATATATTCACAGGATTAAATCCTACCAATGGTAAAAGTATTAAATTGTATATGATGCAAAGCTTATCCAAGTTTAAAGTAGTTTTGAccctttttttaatattattgttgatAGATATTGAGATGTTATCAAAGCTGAAAAATTTAGAAACTTTGGATTTATCTGGCAATAGTTTAAGAAATAACATCCTATCACAACTAGACGGTTTTGCCTCTTTAAAATCATTGCGTTTGGAGTATTGCGGACTAAAAGGAACCCTTGATATACAAGGCATGTTTCCTTTTTGA